The Chiloscyllium plagiosum isolate BGI_BamShark_2017 chromosome 20, ASM401019v2, whole genome shotgun sequence genome has a window encoding:
- the znf217 gene encoding zinc finger protein 217 isoform X3 — MPWFTDKHTHEFVMKSTGSTLTKTSEDVRDDMNLTLDEFSNPKKSVEHHCSICDQCFPFDSLLTQHMHMHSNEKRQFCDRRISQKANLKIHLQKHKEHLQQGRKTERNKAALSTSFEIPSALSSRISPNDVEMNDTDVKPINGVALTLDALEKNIAVHAEELSLLPCMFCNKGFQHSEELRHHVVVQHRPTLCEPAVLRVEEGLSPMLEMHITASSPEQEINDESEDGELSCKVCGLSCESAVSLETHMRKHKDSFTYGCNVCGRRFKEPWFLKNHMRTHSSKARGKSQPDSEGPATINNVIVQEPFSGHVVSPYKMCMVCGFLFPSKDNLKEHSKVHNKDMPDDDRMDDYCLNQEIVVPQEAFLQMLQLRPHLAQNCKPVKLGKWIPELDPFNTYQAWQLATKGKVAVGRENVKDPGQIANSENEEEPSDKEESSEHWTSDKGNHGATVENLDKTKIKSSSLCQSGPPTVGDIDVDPKLTQNKTKPTNCTMCGKIFRTYHQLVLHSRVHRKGRKSVENPPNSVDSSEAGTQSVDSVKTIEDHSPETDKPEEGSEEGSEDGALGEGPSSGRTDRSEDGSERGRSREAGSSGECSYCGKSFRSNYYLNIHLRIHTGEKPHRCPLCDYAAAQKTSLKYHLERHHKGEQKKPEEKNDSLKNSSASPKLEVVPKGSDETVQESVDSTKLLADSLGSAKDLDADFPRRKHKLNPPPPPPPVFANAAFSNVSQELPDLNRDTSLHHNHPIFCNAALPYCKKSKGEKLMGESHRNDSDPKVVLDAENSKVSEECLMEGLSEGGSQQNNIRNTRWEPAPINDQCYVSTRVKLEDFSDQSECSFLEKPLNLCTMMYQRSLCSNGSPLGNAATSVSKSALLSNTCPFCTYRTLYPEVLVMHQRVVHKYSADPSPINGMRSAVCGGSVKSRRTGCPPALLGQDVSSLLATKETNREFSRRTKSPVRATSPESSNLLLGKAKSSSSSSLSSLHQSQCNNLLPSTAGSRSSGDFKAFKATQNSSAHVENYRSMHTELRQMPDVVQRMERSGPSEPGNSKRNTSERPCIKLDYESEGPRGSLVRFDSLWASNISEMCLTDVSENQGGLDSHERTAKKMKLNSPLRNDQPIFGARRGVQGRNVKLSPEIPSVQARNSGIPSKSGSPLDSNGVDPHWNVLKLLKSYSPQDFASLYNNCGPSNSGDPNIGQEDLLEAVNEMFFLHPS, encoded by the exons atgccttgGTTTACTGATAAACACACACATGAATTTGTGATGAAGTCTACTGGGAGTACCTTAACGAAAACATCTGAAGACGTCAGAGATGATATGAACTTAACACTTGATGAATTTTCGAACCCAAAAAAGTCTGTTGAACACCATTGCTCAATTTGTGACCAGTGTTTTCCTTTTGATAGTCTTTTAACTCAACATATGCACATGCATTCAAACGAAAAGCGTCAATTTTGTGATCGTAGAATTTCGCAGAAAGCAAATTTGAAAATTCATCTTCAAAAGCACAAAGAGCATTTGCAGCAGggtagaaaaactgaaagaaataagGCTGCTTTGTCTACAAGCTTTGAAATCCCAAGTGCTCTGTCTAGTAGAATCAGTCCTAATGACGTTGAAATGAATGATACTGATGTAAAGCCTATAAATGGTGTTGCTTTAACTCTGGATGCATTAGAAAAAAATATTGCAGTCCATGCTGAAGAACTTTCCCTTCTGCCTTGTATGTTTTGCAATAAAGGCTTTCAACACTCTGAAGAACTCCGTCACCATGTGGTAGTTCAGCACCGGCCCACCCTATGTGAGCCTGCAGTCCTTCGAGTGGAGGAGGGTTTGAGTCCTATGCTAGAGATGCACATTACAGCAAGTTCTCCAGAACAGGAGATTAATGATGAAAGTGAAGATGGTGAACTCAGCTGTAAAGTGTGTGGACTGTCCTGTGAGAGTGCTGTGAGTCTGGAAACTCACATGAGGAAGCACAAGGATTCATTTACCTATGGTTGTAATGTATGTGGCCGACGCTTTAAGGAGCCTTGGTTTTTGAAAAATCACATGCGAACACATTCAAGTAAAGCTAGGGGCAAATCTCAGCCGGATTCAGAAGGTCCTGCGACGATCAACAACGTTATTGTGCAGGAACCATTTTCTGGCCATGTTGTATCTCCTTATAAAATGTGCATGGTCTGTGGCTTTCTCTTCCCCAGTAAAGACAATTTGAAGGAGCATAGTAAAGTTCACAACAAAGACATGCCTGATGATGATAGAATGGATGACTATTGCTTAAATCAGGAAATTGTAGTACCACAGGAGGCATTCCTGCAAATGCTACAACTACGTCCCCACTTAGCACAAAATTGCAAACCTGTGAAACTTGGAAAATGGATACCTGAACTTGATCCCTTTAATACGTACCAGGCCTGGCAGCTGGCCACCAAGGGAAAGGTGGCAGTTGGTCGAGAAAATGTGAAAGATCCAGGGCAAATAGCAAACTCTGAGAATGAAGAGGAGCCCTCGGACAAAGAGGAATCTAGTGAACATTGGACCTCCGATAAAGGCAATCATGGTGCTACTGTGGAGAACCTTGACAAGACTAAAATCAAAAGCAGCAGTTTATGTCAGAGTGGACCACCCACTGTGGGTGACATTGACGTTGACCCAAAATTGACCCAGAATAAAACTAAACCGACCAACTGTACAATGTGTGGTAAGATTTTTAGAACCTACCATCAGTTAGTGCTGCACTCCAGAGTACACAGGAAAGGCAGGAAAAGTGTAGAGAACCCTCCAAATTCAGTTGATAGCAGTGAAGCTGGCACTCAATCTGTTGATTCGGTTAAAACAATTGAAGACCATAGTCCAGAAACGGACAAACCTGAGGAGGGCTCTGAAGAGGGATCAGAAGATGGAGCACTGGGAGAAGGACCTTCATCAGGTAGGACAG aTCGGAGTGAGGATGGCTCAGAACGAGGAAGAAGTAGAGAGGCTGGCTCATCTGGTGAATGCAGTTACTGTGGAAAGTCTTTTCGCTCAAACTATTACCTCAATATTCATCTCAGGATACACACAG GTGAAAAGCCCCATCGGTGTCCTCTCTGTGACTATGCTGCAGCTCAAAAGACCTCACTTAAATATCATTTGGAGCGACACCACAAGGGTGAGCAGAAAAAGCCTGAAGAAAAGAACGATTCTCTGAAGAATTCATCAGCATCTCCCAAGTTGGAAGTGGTACCAAAAGGAAGCGATGAAACCGTTCAGGAATCTGTGGATTCAACAAAATTGCTTGCAGACTCTTTGGGCAGTGCCAAAGATTTAGATGCAGACTTTCCTCGGAGGAAGCACAAACtgaatcctcctcctcctcctcctccagttttTGCTAATGCTGCATTTTCAAATGTGAGCCAGGAGCTTCCTGACTTGAACAGGGATACTAGTTTgcatcataaccaccctatcttctgcaatgCAGCACTACCATACTGCAAAAAATCAAAGGGTGAAAAACTGATGGGTGAGTCACACAGGAATGACTCTGATCCAAAGGTGGTTCTTGATGCGGAAAATTCAAAGGTTTCGGAGGAATGTTTAATGGAAGGATTGTCAGAAGGTGGTAGTCAACAGAATAATATTAGAAACACAAGATGGGAACCTGCTCCAATAAATGACCAATGCTATGTTAGTACTCGAGTTAAGTTAGAGGATTTCAGTGATCAATCTGAATGCAGCTTTTTGGAAAAGCCCTTGAATCTTTGCACGATGATGTATCAAAGAAGTCTGTGTAGCAATGGTAGTCCTCTGGGAAATGCAGCTACCTCAGTTTCCAAGAGTGCCTTACTGAGCAACACGTGCCCATTTTGTACTTACAGAACTTTGTACCCAGAGGTCTTAGTGATGCACCAAAGGGTGGTGCATAAATACAGTGCTGACCCAAGCCCAATAAATGGAATGCGCAGTGCTGTTTGTGGTGGGTCAGTTAAAAGCAGACGCACTGGATGCCCCCCTGCACTATTAGGTCAAGATGTTTCTTCTTTACTTGCCACcaaagaaacaaacagagaatttTCTCGTCGGACCAAGTCACCAGTACGGGCAACTTCACCAGAATCTTCAAACTTGCTGCTTGGGAAGGCAAAATCATCATCGTCGTCATCATTGTCATCATTACACCAGTCTCAGTGCAATAATCTTCTTCCTTCTACAGCAGGATCCAGATCATCAGGTGACTTTAAAGCATTTAAGGCAACCCAAAATTCCAGTGCACATGTAGAAAATTATCGATCAATGCACACGGAACTTCGACAGATGCCAGATGTAGTTCAAAGAATGGAAAGAAGTGGACCATCAGAACCTGGCAATAGTAAAAGAAATACTTCTGAAAGACCCTGTATCAAGTTGGACTATGAATCTGAAGGACCTAGGGGATCTTTAGTTAGGTTTGACAGTCTTTGGGCTTCAAACATTAGTGAAATGTGTCTTACTGATGTGTCTGAAAATCAGGGAGGCTTGGACTCTCATGAGCGTACAGCTAAAAAAATGAAACTAAACAGTCCTTTAAGGAATGATCAGCCTATTTTTGGAGCTAGGAGGGGTGTCCAAGGaagaaatgtgaaattatctCCAGAAATACCTTCTGTTCAGGCAAGAAACTCTGGGATACCATCTAAGTCTGGATCACCACTCGATTCAAATGGAGTTGACCCGCATTGGAATGTATTGAAACTTTTGAAGTCCTACAGCCCACAAGACTTTGCCTCGTTATATAATAATTGTGGACCCAGTAATAGTGGAGATCCTAATATTGGTCAAGAAG
- the znf217 gene encoding zinc finger protein 217 isoform X2, with translation MPWFTDKHTHEFVMKSTGSTLTKTSEDVRDDMNLTLDEFSNPKKSVEHHCSICDQCFPFDSLLTQHMHMHSNEKRQFCDRRISQKANLKIHLQKHKEHLQQGRKTERNKAALSTSFEIPSALSSRISPNDVEMNDTDVKPINGVALTLDALEKNIAVHAEELSLLPCMFCNKGFQHSEELRHHVVVQHRPTLCEPAVLRVEEGLSPMLEMHITASSPEQEINDESEDGELSCKVCGLSCESAVSLETHMRKHKDSFTYGCNVCGRRFKEPWFLKNHMRTHSSKARGKSQPDSEGPATINNVIVQEPFSGHVVSPYKMCMVCGFLFPSKDNLKEHSKVHNKDMPDDDRMDDYCLNQEIVVPQEAFLQMLQLRPHLAQNCKPVKLGKWIPELDPFNTYQAWQLATKGKVAVGRENVKDPGQIANSENEEEPSDKEESSEHWTSDKGNHGATVENLDKTKIKSSSLCQSGPPTVGDIDVDPKLTQNKTKPTNCTMCGKIFRTYHQLVLHSRVHRKGRKSVENPPNSVDSSEAGTQSVDSVKTIEDHSPETDKPEEGSEEGSEDGALGEGPSSDRSEDGSERGRSREAGSSGECSYCGKSFRSNYYLNIHLRIHTGEKPHRCPLCDYAAAQKTSLKYHLERHHKGEQKKPEEKNDSLKNSSASPKLEVVPKGSDETVQESVDSTKLLADSLGSAKDLDADFPRRKHKLNPPPPPPPVFANAAFSNVSQELPDLNRDTSLHHNHPIFCNAALPYCKKSKGEKLMGESHRNDSDPKVVLDAENSKVSEECLMEGLSEGGSQQNNIRNTRWEPAPINDQCYVSTRVKLEDFSDQSECSFLEKPLNLCTMMYQRSLCSNGSPLGNAATSVSKSALLSNTCPFCTYRTLYPEVLVMHQRVVHKYSADPSPINGMRSAVCGGSVKSRRTGCPPALLGQDVSSLLATKETNREFSRRTKSPVRATSPESSNLLLGKAKSSSSSSLSSLHQSQCNNLLPSTAGSRSSGDFKAFKATQNSSAHVENYRSMHTELRQMPDVVQRMERSGPSEPGNSKRNTSERPCIKLDYESEGPRGSLVRFDSLWASNISEMCLTDVSENQGGLDSHERTAKKMKLNSPLRNDQPIFGARRGVQGRNVKLSPEIPSVQARNSGIPSKSGSPLDSNGVDPHWNVLKLLKSYSPQDFASLYNNCGPSNSGDPNIGQEGKRPFQYLQHSNSMSQKRSISHPHSGSLDKEEYMTQ, from the exons atgccttgGTTTACTGATAAACACACACATGAATTTGTGATGAAGTCTACTGGGAGTACCTTAACGAAAACATCTGAAGACGTCAGAGATGATATGAACTTAACACTTGATGAATTTTCGAACCCAAAAAAGTCTGTTGAACACCATTGCTCAATTTGTGACCAGTGTTTTCCTTTTGATAGTCTTTTAACTCAACATATGCACATGCATTCAAACGAAAAGCGTCAATTTTGTGATCGTAGAATTTCGCAGAAAGCAAATTTGAAAATTCATCTTCAAAAGCACAAAGAGCATTTGCAGCAGggtagaaaaactgaaagaaataagGCTGCTTTGTCTACAAGCTTTGAAATCCCAAGTGCTCTGTCTAGTAGAATCAGTCCTAATGACGTTGAAATGAATGATACTGATGTAAAGCCTATAAATGGTGTTGCTTTAACTCTGGATGCATTAGAAAAAAATATTGCAGTCCATGCTGAAGAACTTTCCCTTCTGCCTTGTATGTTTTGCAATAAAGGCTTTCAACACTCTGAAGAACTCCGTCACCATGTGGTAGTTCAGCACCGGCCCACCCTATGTGAGCCTGCAGTCCTTCGAGTGGAGGAGGGTTTGAGTCCTATGCTAGAGATGCACATTACAGCAAGTTCTCCAGAACAGGAGATTAATGATGAAAGTGAAGATGGTGAACTCAGCTGTAAAGTGTGTGGACTGTCCTGTGAGAGTGCTGTGAGTCTGGAAACTCACATGAGGAAGCACAAGGATTCATTTACCTATGGTTGTAATGTATGTGGCCGACGCTTTAAGGAGCCTTGGTTTTTGAAAAATCACATGCGAACACATTCAAGTAAAGCTAGGGGCAAATCTCAGCCGGATTCAGAAGGTCCTGCGACGATCAACAACGTTATTGTGCAGGAACCATTTTCTGGCCATGTTGTATCTCCTTATAAAATGTGCATGGTCTGTGGCTTTCTCTTCCCCAGTAAAGACAATTTGAAGGAGCATAGTAAAGTTCACAACAAAGACATGCCTGATGATGATAGAATGGATGACTATTGCTTAAATCAGGAAATTGTAGTACCACAGGAGGCATTCCTGCAAATGCTACAACTACGTCCCCACTTAGCACAAAATTGCAAACCTGTGAAACTTGGAAAATGGATACCTGAACTTGATCCCTTTAATACGTACCAGGCCTGGCAGCTGGCCACCAAGGGAAAGGTGGCAGTTGGTCGAGAAAATGTGAAAGATCCAGGGCAAATAGCAAACTCTGAGAATGAAGAGGAGCCCTCGGACAAAGAGGAATCTAGTGAACATTGGACCTCCGATAAAGGCAATCATGGTGCTACTGTGGAGAACCTTGACAAGACTAAAATCAAAAGCAGCAGTTTATGTCAGAGTGGACCACCCACTGTGGGTGACATTGACGTTGACCCAAAATTGACCCAGAATAAAACTAAACCGACCAACTGTACAATGTGTGGTAAGATTTTTAGAACCTACCATCAGTTAGTGCTGCACTCCAGAGTACACAGGAAAGGCAGGAAAAGTGTAGAGAACCCTCCAAATTCAGTTGATAGCAGTGAAGCTGGCACTCAATCTGTTGATTCGGTTAAAACAATTGAAGACCATAGTCCAGAAACGGACAAACCTGAGGAGGGCTCTGAAGAGGGATCAGAAGATGGAGCACTGGGAGAAGGACCTTCATCAG aTCGGAGTGAGGATGGCTCAGAACGAGGAAGAAGTAGAGAGGCTGGCTCATCTGGTGAATGCAGTTACTGTGGAAAGTCTTTTCGCTCAAACTATTACCTCAATATTCATCTCAGGATACACACAG GTGAAAAGCCCCATCGGTGTCCTCTCTGTGACTATGCTGCAGCTCAAAAGACCTCACTTAAATATCATTTGGAGCGACACCACAAGGGTGAGCAGAAAAAGCCTGAAGAAAAGAACGATTCTCTGAAGAATTCATCAGCATCTCCCAAGTTGGAAGTGGTACCAAAAGGAAGCGATGAAACCGTTCAGGAATCTGTGGATTCAACAAAATTGCTTGCAGACTCTTTGGGCAGTGCCAAAGATTTAGATGCAGACTTTCCTCGGAGGAAGCACAAACtgaatcctcctcctcctcctcctccagttttTGCTAATGCTGCATTTTCAAATGTGAGCCAGGAGCTTCCTGACTTGAACAGGGATACTAGTTTgcatcataaccaccctatcttctgcaatgCAGCACTACCATACTGCAAAAAATCAAAGGGTGAAAAACTGATGGGTGAGTCACACAGGAATGACTCTGATCCAAAGGTGGTTCTTGATGCGGAAAATTCAAAGGTTTCGGAGGAATGTTTAATGGAAGGATTGTCAGAAGGTGGTAGTCAACAGAATAATATTAGAAACACAAGATGGGAACCTGCTCCAATAAATGACCAATGCTATGTTAGTACTCGAGTTAAGTTAGAGGATTTCAGTGATCAATCTGAATGCAGCTTTTTGGAAAAGCCCTTGAATCTTTGCACGATGATGTATCAAAGAAGTCTGTGTAGCAATGGTAGTCCTCTGGGAAATGCAGCTACCTCAGTTTCCAAGAGTGCCTTACTGAGCAACACGTGCCCATTTTGTACTTACAGAACTTTGTACCCAGAGGTCTTAGTGATGCACCAAAGGGTGGTGCATAAATACAGTGCTGACCCAAGCCCAATAAATGGAATGCGCAGTGCTGTTTGTGGTGGGTCAGTTAAAAGCAGACGCACTGGATGCCCCCCTGCACTATTAGGTCAAGATGTTTCTTCTTTACTTGCCACcaaagaaacaaacagagaatttTCTCGTCGGACCAAGTCACCAGTACGGGCAACTTCACCAGAATCTTCAAACTTGCTGCTTGGGAAGGCAAAATCATCATCGTCGTCATCATTGTCATCATTACACCAGTCTCAGTGCAATAATCTTCTTCCTTCTACAGCAGGATCCAGATCATCAGGTGACTTTAAAGCATTTAAGGCAACCCAAAATTCCAGTGCACATGTAGAAAATTATCGATCAATGCACACGGAACTTCGACAGATGCCAGATGTAGTTCAAAGAATGGAAAGAAGTGGACCATCAGAACCTGGCAATAGTAAAAGAAATACTTCTGAAAGACCCTGTATCAAGTTGGACTATGAATCTGAAGGACCTAGGGGATCTTTAGTTAGGTTTGACAGTCTTTGGGCTTCAAACATTAGTGAAATGTGTCTTACTGATGTGTCTGAAAATCAGGGAGGCTTGGACTCTCATGAGCGTACAGCTAAAAAAATGAAACTAAACAGTCCTTTAAGGAATGATCAGCCTATTTTTGGAGCTAGGAGGGGTGTCCAAGGaagaaatgtgaaattatctCCAGAAATACCTTCTGTTCAGGCAAGAAACTCTGGGATACCATCTAAGTCTGGATCACCACTCGATTCAAATGGAGTTGACCCGCATTGGAATGTATTGAAACTTTTGAAGTCCTACAGCCCACAAGACTTTGCCTCGTTATATAATAATTGTGGACCCAGTAATAGTGGAGATCCTAATATTGGTCAAGAAG ggaaaagacctttccaGTACCTGCAGCACTCTAACAGTATGTCACAAAAAAGGAGCATTAGTCACCCTCATAGTGGATCTTTAGACAAGGAAGAATACATGACCCAATGA
- the znf217 gene encoding zinc finger protein 217 isoform X1, giving the protein MPWFTDKHTHEFVMKSTGSTLTKTSEDVRDDMNLTLDEFSNPKKSVEHHCSICDQCFPFDSLLTQHMHMHSNEKRQFCDRRISQKANLKIHLQKHKEHLQQGRKTERNKAALSTSFEIPSALSSRISPNDVEMNDTDVKPINGVALTLDALEKNIAVHAEELSLLPCMFCNKGFQHSEELRHHVVVQHRPTLCEPAVLRVEEGLSPMLEMHITASSPEQEINDESEDGELSCKVCGLSCESAVSLETHMRKHKDSFTYGCNVCGRRFKEPWFLKNHMRTHSSKARGKSQPDSEGPATINNVIVQEPFSGHVVSPYKMCMVCGFLFPSKDNLKEHSKVHNKDMPDDDRMDDYCLNQEIVVPQEAFLQMLQLRPHLAQNCKPVKLGKWIPELDPFNTYQAWQLATKGKVAVGRENVKDPGQIANSENEEEPSDKEESSEHWTSDKGNHGATVENLDKTKIKSSSLCQSGPPTVGDIDVDPKLTQNKTKPTNCTMCGKIFRTYHQLVLHSRVHRKGRKSVENPPNSVDSSEAGTQSVDSVKTIEDHSPETDKPEEGSEEGSEDGALGEGPSSGRTDRSEDGSERGRSREAGSSGECSYCGKSFRSNYYLNIHLRIHTGEKPHRCPLCDYAAAQKTSLKYHLERHHKGEQKKPEEKNDSLKNSSASPKLEVVPKGSDETVQESVDSTKLLADSLGSAKDLDADFPRRKHKLNPPPPPPPVFANAAFSNVSQELPDLNRDTSLHHNHPIFCNAALPYCKKSKGEKLMGESHRNDSDPKVVLDAENSKVSEECLMEGLSEGGSQQNNIRNTRWEPAPINDQCYVSTRVKLEDFSDQSECSFLEKPLNLCTMMYQRSLCSNGSPLGNAATSVSKSALLSNTCPFCTYRTLYPEVLVMHQRVVHKYSADPSPINGMRSAVCGGSVKSRRTGCPPALLGQDVSSLLATKETNREFSRRTKSPVRATSPESSNLLLGKAKSSSSSSLSSLHQSQCNNLLPSTAGSRSSGDFKAFKATQNSSAHVENYRSMHTELRQMPDVVQRMERSGPSEPGNSKRNTSERPCIKLDYESEGPRGSLVRFDSLWASNISEMCLTDVSENQGGLDSHERTAKKMKLNSPLRNDQPIFGARRGVQGRNVKLSPEIPSVQARNSGIPSKSGSPLDSNGVDPHWNVLKLLKSYSPQDFASLYNNCGPSNSGDPNIGQEGKRPFQYLQHSNSMSQKRSISHPHSGSLDKEEYMTQ; this is encoded by the exons atgccttgGTTTACTGATAAACACACACATGAATTTGTGATGAAGTCTACTGGGAGTACCTTAACGAAAACATCTGAAGACGTCAGAGATGATATGAACTTAACACTTGATGAATTTTCGAACCCAAAAAAGTCTGTTGAACACCATTGCTCAATTTGTGACCAGTGTTTTCCTTTTGATAGTCTTTTAACTCAACATATGCACATGCATTCAAACGAAAAGCGTCAATTTTGTGATCGTAGAATTTCGCAGAAAGCAAATTTGAAAATTCATCTTCAAAAGCACAAAGAGCATTTGCAGCAGggtagaaaaactgaaagaaataagGCTGCTTTGTCTACAAGCTTTGAAATCCCAAGTGCTCTGTCTAGTAGAATCAGTCCTAATGACGTTGAAATGAATGATACTGATGTAAAGCCTATAAATGGTGTTGCTTTAACTCTGGATGCATTAGAAAAAAATATTGCAGTCCATGCTGAAGAACTTTCCCTTCTGCCTTGTATGTTTTGCAATAAAGGCTTTCAACACTCTGAAGAACTCCGTCACCATGTGGTAGTTCAGCACCGGCCCACCCTATGTGAGCCTGCAGTCCTTCGAGTGGAGGAGGGTTTGAGTCCTATGCTAGAGATGCACATTACAGCAAGTTCTCCAGAACAGGAGATTAATGATGAAAGTGAAGATGGTGAACTCAGCTGTAAAGTGTGTGGACTGTCCTGTGAGAGTGCTGTGAGTCTGGAAACTCACATGAGGAAGCACAAGGATTCATTTACCTATGGTTGTAATGTATGTGGCCGACGCTTTAAGGAGCCTTGGTTTTTGAAAAATCACATGCGAACACATTCAAGTAAAGCTAGGGGCAAATCTCAGCCGGATTCAGAAGGTCCTGCGACGATCAACAACGTTATTGTGCAGGAACCATTTTCTGGCCATGTTGTATCTCCTTATAAAATGTGCATGGTCTGTGGCTTTCTCTTCCCCAGTAAAGACAATTTGAAGGAGCATAGTAAAGTTCACAACAAAGACATGCCTGATGATGATAGAATGGATGACTATTGCTTAAATCAGGAAATTGTAGTACCACAGGAGGCATTCCTGCAAATGCTACAACTACGTCCCCACTTAGCACAAAATTGCAAACCTGTGAAACTTGGAAAATGGATACCTGAACTTGATCCCTTTAATACGTACCAGGCCTGGCAGCTGGCCACCAAGGGAAAGGTGGCAGTTGGTCGAGAAAATGTGAAAGATCCAGGGCAAATAGCAAACTCTGAGAATGAAGAGGAGCCCTCGGACAAAGAGGAATCTAGTGAACATTGGACCTCCGATAAAGGCAATCATGGTGCTACTGTGGAGAACCTTGACAAGACTAAAATCAAAAGCAGCAGTTTATGTCAGAGTGGACCACCCACTGTGGGTGACATTGACGTTGACCCAAAATTGACCCAGAATAAAACTAAACCGACCAACTGTACAATGTGTGGTAAGATTTTTAGAACCTACCATCAGTTAGTGCTGCACTCCAGAGTACACAGGAAAGGCAGGAAAAGTGTAGAGAACCCTCCAAATTCAGTTGATAGCAGTGAAGCTGGCACTCAATCTGTTGATTCGGTTAAAACAATTGAAGACCATAGTCCAGAAACGGACAAACCTGAGGAGGGCTCTGAAGAGGGATCAGAAGATGGAGCACTGGGAGAAGGACCTTCATCAGGTAGGACAG aTCGGAGTGAGGATGGCTCAGAACGAGGAAGAAGTAGAGAGGCTGGCTCATCTGGTGAATGCAGTTACTGTGGAAAGTCTTTTCGCTCAAACTATTACCTCAATATTCATCTCAGGATACACACAG GTGAAAAGCCCCATCGGTGTCCTCTCTGTGACTATGCTGCAGCTCAAAAGACCTCACTTAAATATCATTTGGAGCGACACCACAAGGGTGAGCAGAAAAAGCCTGAAGAAAAGAACGATTCTCTGAAGAATTCATCAGCATCTCCCAAGTTGGAAGTGGTACCAAAAGGAAGCGATGAAACCGTTCAGGAATCTGTGGATTCAACAAAATTGCTTGCAGACTCTTTGGGCAGTGCCAAAGATTTAGATGCAGACTTTCCTCGGAGGAAGCACAAACtgaatcctcctcctcctcctcctccagttttTGCTAATGCTGCATTTTCAAATGTGAGCCAGGAGCTTCCTGACTTGAACAGGGATACTAGTTTgcatcataaccaccctatcttctgcaatgCAGCACTACCATACTGCAAAAAATCAAAGGGTGAAAAACTGATGGGTGAGTCACACAGGAATGACTCTGATCCAAAGGTGGTTCTTGATGCGGAAAATTCAAAGGTTTCGGAGGAATGTTTAATGGAAGGATTGTCAGAAGGTGGTAGTCAACAGAATAATATTAGAAACACAAGATGGGAACCTGCTCCAATAAATGACCAATGCTATGTTAGTACTCGAGTTAAGTTAGAGGATTTCAGTGATCAATCTGAATGCAGCTTTTTGGAAAAGCCCTTGAATCTTTGCACGATGATGTATCAAAGAAGTCTGTGTAGCAATGGTAGTCCTCTGGGAAATGCAGCTACCTCAGTTTCCAAGAGTGCCTTACTGAGCAACACGTGCCCATTTTGTACTTACAGAACTTTGTACCCAGAGGTCTTAGTGATGCACCAAAGGGTGGTGCATAAATACAGTGCTGACCCAAGCCCAATAAATGGAATGCGCAGTGCTGTTTGTGGTGGGTCAGTTAAAAGCAGACGCACTGGATGCCCCCCTGCACTATTAGGTCAAGATGTTTCTTCTTTACTTGCCACcaaagaaacaaacagagaatttTCTCGTCGGACCAAGTCACCAGTACGGGCAACTTCACCAGAATCTTCAAACTTGCTGCTTGGGAAGGCAAAATCATCATCGTCGTCATCATTGTCATCATTACACCAGTCTCAGTGCAATAATCTTCTTCCTTCTACAGCAGGATCCAGATCATCAGGTGACTTTAAAGCATTTAAGGCAACCCAAAATTCCAGTGCACATGTAGAAAATTATCGATCAATGCACACGGAACTTCGACAGATGCCAGATGTAGTTCAAAGAATGGAAAGAAGTGGACCATCAGAACCTGGCAATAGTAAAAGAAATACTTCTGAAAGACCCTGTATCAAGTTGGACTATGAATCTGAAGGACCTAGGGGATCTTTAGTTAGGTTTGACAGTCTTTGGGCTTCAAACATTAGTGAAATGTGTCTTACTGATGTGTCTGAAAATCAGGGAGGCTTGGACTCTCATGAGCGTACAGCTAAAAAAATGAAACTAAACAGTCCTTTAAGGAATGATCAGCCTATTTTTGGAGCTAGGAGGGGTGTCCAAGGaagaaatgtgaaattatctCCAGAAATACCTTCTGTTCAGGCAAGAAACTCTGGGATACCATCTAAGTCTGGATCACCACTCGATTCAAATGGAGTTGACCCGCATTGGAATGTATTGAAACTTTTGAAGTCCTACAGCCCACAAGACTTTGCCTCGTTATATAATAATTGTGGACCCAGTAATAGTGGAGATCCTAATATTGGTCAAGAAG ggaaaagacctttccaGTACCTGCAGCACTCTAACAGTATGTCACAAAAAAGGAGCATTAGTCACCCTCATAGTGGATCTTTAGACAAGGAAGAATACATGACCCAATGA